GTGAATAGTCAAGCTATTTGGCAGGGGGTGCTGGGTGAAATTGAAGTTTCAATTCCACCGTCGTCATTTTCGACTTGGTTTAAATCGACTGAGCTTGACATTATCTCCGATAACGAGGTGGCTGTCCTGTCACCCAACCCTTTCGTGTTGACACAACTAGAGAAACGCTATTATCAGCGCATCGCTGACGGTTTGAAACGAAATGGCCTTGCGGTCTCGACGATTCATTTTCGACCAAAAAAGGTGGCTACTCGGAGACAACGCCTCAATCGCGATGAACCAAATTCAGCGGCGGCCGACCAACCGATCATCAAGCAGTCTAAAAAATCAGCAACCAACCTCAACCCACGCTACACCTTTGACAACTTTATCGTTGGCTCAAGTAATGATCTGGCGCACGCCGCCTGTCAAGCAATCGCTGCTAATCCTGGCACCAAATACAATCCGCTCTATTTGTATGGCGGTTCGGGGCTTGGTAAAACCCATTTGATGCAGGCCGTTGGTAACGAGATTATTAAGCGCCAACCCTCCGCCCGCGTGTTATATACTACCACCGAGACCTTTGTGAGTGAATTCCTCGACTCAATTCGCTTCAAGAAAAAAGGATTTTCCGACAAGTATCGTAACGTCGATGTCCTGATCGTTGACGATATGCAGTTTATCGCCAATAAGGAAAAAACTCAGGACGAGTTCTTTCACACTTTTAACGACCTACACCAAAACGACAAGCAGATCATCATCAGCTCTGACAAGCCGCCAAAAAGCATCCCTACCCTGACCGACCGCCTGCGCAGTCGCTTTGAGTGGGGCATGACGATTGACGTGCAGATGCCTGATTATGAAACTCGCTGCGCTATCGTTACCGCCAAGGCTGGCCTGAGCAATATTGAATTATCCGCCGACGTTATCGAATATCTCGCCACCAATTTCAAGACCAATATCCGCGAACTTGAGGGGGCGCTCAATCAGCTCCTCGCCTACGCCGAAATGCAAAACATCACGCCCGACGCCGAAACCGCCGAGGGGCTGCTCGGTAATATCAAGCGCTCTCGCCCGCAACATATCACCGCCAAGCAAATTATCGACAAAACTGCTCGCCACTTTGGTGTCGAGGTAAAAGATGTGTGTTCGCCAAAGCGCGATAAATACATCATGCAGCCACGCCAAATTGCCATGTACCTGCTGCGCAGCGAGCTCAAGATGAGCTTTCCAAAAATCGCCCAGGAGCTTGGCCGCAAAGACCACACCACCGCCATTCATTCGGTTGACAAAATTAGCAAGGAGATGCTCATCAGCGTCAATGTTCGTGAACAAATTAACGACATCCGGGACAAGCTCTATGTGTAAAACCTGGGTAAAACGTGTGCGTAACCAGCGACAAACTTGTGAACGACTATCCACTAATCTAGTTGTCATCAAATGGGCCAAGCAGCATCACGTGGACAATCAGCGTCTTGTCCACGACACCATACCCAGCAAATCCACCGTCTTTTCCACCGACACAATGCTACTACCACCCCTATATGAACACAATCTTTACCCAGTTTCCACAGTACCTATTATTACTAACTACTGAATAAAAATAAGAAAAGGATTATAATAAGAATATGAAGCTCACCGTCACCCAAGAAAACCTCGCCAAAGCCCTCGCTAGCGTTGGGCGCATCGCCGCTAGTCGTAACGAACTAGCGATACTGAACAATATTTTACTACGAACAGATGGCTCTCGGCTGGTCGTAGCGGCAACGAATCTGGAGGTCGCCTCCACTCAGTATGTTGGCGCTAAGGTCGAGAAGCCCGGCTCGATAACTATCCCAGCCCGACTGGTGAGCGAATTCGTCGCCAGCCTACCGAGTGGTACGGTCGAATTGGAGGTCAAGGACGAGCACCTACACCTGACCGCAGACAGGTTTTCGTCAGTTATCAATGGCGTCGTGGCGGATGAGTTTCCAGAGCTACCGACAGTGGACGAGAAGACGGCAGTGCGACTGGATATGAGTGCGGATGAGCTAAAAAAGGCAGTTTCGCAAACCATTATCGCGACGTCTAGTGATGCCACGCGGGCAGTGTTGACTGGTGTGTATTGGCATACCTACAACAGTGAGTTGTATCTAGCGGCCACGGACGGTTATCGGTTGGCGGAGAAGCGGCTGATGAAGTTTGATGGCGAAATTACAGCTATCGTGCCAGCATCAACACTCCAGGAAGTGCTGCGGAGCCTCGATACCGAAACAAGTGACGTAAGTTTGTTTTTTGATGAAACGCAGGTCGGGTTTCGGACGGATCATTTAGAGATCGTGAGTCGGCTGATCGACGGTAAGTTTCCCGACTATCGTCAACTGATTCCTAAACTCGCCGAGACCGAGGTGGTAATTAAAAAAGCCGATTTCCTGCGCATCACCAAGGTTGCCAGCCTCTTTGCGCGCGAGTCCGGTGGTGGTATCACCCTCAAGGCTAGTCACGAGCAGGCGCTATTATCAATCCATTCAATCGCTTCGGAGCTTGGCGAGAATACCTCTGAGGCCAGCGCCGAGGTGTCGAGCGACGGCGAAATTACGCTTAATTCTCGCTATCTGATCGAGTCACTTGGCGCTACTGATGGCGAGACTGTTACCTTCTCGTTTAACGGCAAACTGTCGCCATGTGTCATCCGCGAGCAGACCCCTACGCCAGATTGTATGCATATTGTTATGCCGTTGAAGCGCTAGGTTAGTTAAGTGATCGACCGTCTTGAGTAATGGTAATTCGTCGATTATTATCGTAATCAATAGTGACGTTGTAGGCTAATTTATCCTCGACGGTAATAGTAAATGATAGTGTATTTTTTCCTGTTGATGTATCGCGTGTAATATTTTTTATCGTTGTTTGCGTGGCGATGCGCGATAGCCTATGGTCATAAGAATAATCACTCATGATTAGCTTTTCAATGTAGTCAGTGTCATTGCCGGTTAGCTGGTCGGACAAAGAGTTGTCATACTGGTCTTTTTCACCACCCCAGTTTATGACTAAGTACGGGCTTCGTAGTCCACGCATTCGCGAAAAGTCATCATTACAGCCAAAATAACCGTATATTAGCTGATCAGTTGGTAGACATGAAACGGTTGTGCCATATTGATACTGAGCATCATCGTCAAGATTGGTCTTTTGTGACCACGTATATTCAACGAGATACGACTGCTGTAGGCTTTTAATATCAACAATGAAGTTAACAGTGTGGATATCTTTTGCTTGATCATGAGTTTGCTTAAACGACCCGTCGCGGATAAGGATGTCTTTGATGGAGTTGTTTGGTAAATCACCCGTGTAGTTGTTGCGGATGGTAGTATATAATGCGTGACGAATTGTTTCGAGGGTTTTAGCGTCGGTCGGTTTACCATTTGTATATGTACTGAGATTTTCGATATGCATTTCTCCACCAAGAGGGTTGCGTAGCAGTAGTATATAAGCAACCGTAGTGATAATAACAACACCAATAAACCCCAAGATAATGAAAATTAGTTTTTTATTATAGTGCAACATTACCGCCACCTCTACTTGTATTTGCTCCAACATAGCTCGCCACTGCTGACATATCAACTTCTGGGTAGGCAAACTCATCCGGAAGATGTCCGAGCCAAGTTTTTGGATCATTAACCTTACCCGTAAGGATAAATCCAGATCCGCCACCTCGTTGCGTGCCATCACCGCGGCCCTTACCTGAATTACCACAACTTGCGTGGCCAACGATGACATTATCGCCCTGAATGCCGAGGACAACTCCGGTGTGACCATAGCGTCCACCAGACCAACTAAACACAGCGCCGACTTTTGGTGTTTTACCGGTCGGTAGCTTTCGAGCATTTCTTAAGTGCTTAACAACGTGTTCGCCATTACCTGTGGTGCCGAGGTTTTTTGTTGAAGTAAATTTTTCAAGGAAGAATACAGAGAACGACACACAGTTTGATCCCCCACCATTACAAGTATTCCACAAGTAGTCACCCATAGCTTTGCGGCTTTCATTATTTTTATTTTCGCCGTAATTCATCATGAATTTCTTCGCTTGCTCTTCGTTGAGACCGCCTTCGGAGATGGTGCCGCCTCCACCTCCACTACCGTCACTACAGTTAGTGGCAGCACCAGAAGCGGCAGCGGCCGCGCTAGACGGATCTGGTTCCCAACTCATAGCTTTCATGGTATAAGCTACGCGAACTATAGTCTGTGGAATGCCAGCACCAAAAAATTTCTTTACCATAATAACAGCAGCAGCTGCGGCGTTGCCTGATGCTACCATCTCAGCTAACACGTTTTTACGTGAAGTTGGTGCAAGGTTCTGGAGTTGCCACCAGACGATAGCTAGTTGCACCTCGAGACTGGTAACATCACCCTGGACGCCAGCCTGCTGTTGCCAGTAGAGGACGGCTACGCCAGGGTCCCATTGGGCGATTCCCCAGGCATCGCCCATACCAGCCGGTTTACTCGGGTTCCACGGGTGATACTTACCGCCGGCCTTGAGCGGATTTGGCTCGGAGCCTTTATTTTGACGAAGAATTGGGTTACCTTTTGACTCCTGATATAAATTACCAACGATTGCTGCTGCAACAAACTTTGGCGCACCTTTGGATATAAAGTAATTAAATGCTTTCTTTAGATTATCTTCGCCGACTAGCTCGCCTGCCGCCCCACTCGCTGACTGTGCGGCATTTGGTGAACAGTTTGTATCCTCAGAATTATTGCTAAAAAGAATGTTGTTGTCTTCAAATGTTGCCCGCAGCTGATCGGTATTTAACTCGGCAAATACTGGTGAACTCCCAAAAAGAAGCGAAATGATTGATATAATAACAGCGACTCTTTGAAAGGCTAATTTTCGTTCCATAATTTTCTCGCTCGCTCTCTTGCGTTATCTGGTAATGTGTTACCGCTGGTTGTCTGCCACGCCTCTTTGCCGGTTGAGTATGCGATGAGCTGCAAATTGCCGCGATCATCTTTCTTTAATATGACATATAATGTGCGCGATGGATTGGTAGTTGCAACATTGGCGGCAATTGCTTTCAGAAAAATCCACTCATTTTCGAAGTCAATTTTTTCGAGAAATGTTTGTCGCGGTGTTGTCGCAACTCGCAGGTTGGTAAAAGCAGCGGAGGCTGATTCGCGCAACGTTTTTTCTGGGATTGTGAGATTTTTGGTTGGTCCTGGATTTAATGGGGTGTTGTTGCGGATAACAACTAGGATAATGACGATTATCAGTGCAATCGCTGCAATACATAGCCCAGCCATAATCGTCAACGATCGCCTATCGTCACGTGGCTGCTGGGAGTAATAATTCATGCTATCTATCATAACGCTACTGGCTCCCCACTTACGGTTCGAATGGTGACGGCGTTATCCGCGATAGTGAACTGTACAGCATACGCGGCGGTGTTCTTAACGGTTACAGTGAATGATATTACCTTTTCGTTAAAAACCACATTAGTAATTGTCCCAGACACAAGGGTATCAGAGGTCGCATGTTTACTTACGTAGTGGCGAAGAATCGCTGCAACGAGCGAATTTTGGATGTCGTCACTGATGAATGCAGCCAGTGTTTTATTGGCACTATTCTTCGTATCCCACCCACTGAGGACTAACTGCTGTGTGGTCGGCTGGCCACTGCCGCCGGTTGGTCCCTCGTACTGCCCACCTCCCGACCGAGTAGAGCTATCATTAGACGACTGCGGCGGAGTCGACGGGTTGGTGGGTGGTAGCAGCAGAATGACGACAATGATTGAGGCGGAGAGTATGATGAATGATAACGTAGCAATAATTGCTGTTTTGTGTGCTAAAAGAAACTCTCTCACGATGACCGCCCTCCAACTTTTTTCGGTCCAGTGATTACCCACATACCTGTTGTGCCATCTTCTTCTTCATCATTTTTACCCTTATCTGCCTTTTCACCAAAGTGGAATTCGCTCGCCGCAAAACCAGCTTTATTTTCGGTGTTGGAGCGCTTATTCGGGTCACCAACGAGGAACTTACCGTCAGTAGTCTTTCCGCGAATAAACATAATGTGACCACCCTGGATAAACGGTGTTTTCCCACCAACCGATATGAGAACCAGGCCACCTTCGGACAGGCCTTTTGAGGCGTTTTCGGCATTTGGCTGAACTTTCTTGATCGTAATACCGAACTTATCCTTAAACAGCTGAGCTTTGCTTTCCCATATCCAATTCGAACCACAACGTCCACCGCCTCTCTGGCCATCGTTTTGGTAGAAAAACTCGGCCATTTTTTCTGGATCAACGGTTGTATTGCCGATAGTCGAGACAATAGCAGCCATAGAGGTTGGCGCGCAGCCACACTCACCAATATTACCAATGCCGTATTTTTTATTCTTCCACGGCTCTTCTGACTGATAGTACATCTTAATTTGATCGAGATTTTCGCCGGTTTGGGAGTTTGAGGCGTTATTAGACTGATTACTACCGACAAGCTCCTCGTCGTCTTCGCCGTTAATGGAATTTTGAATCTGATAATCCATCAAGAAGACGGAGATGGCAGCGAGAGCTTTGCCATCGGCAGTATCAACTGAACCAAAGTCGGTGTCAGCACTTGTCTTGCCGTTTTCACCTTCGACAACAGGACGATAACCGCCACTGGAGAGTTTGCCAGTACTTTGCCTGGTACTAGATTCATCGAGAACGCAGCCGGTCATATTGGTCGAGTATTCTGCTGAGCTGACATCGCTACAAGATTCAATAAACGATTTTAGCGGCGTATTGTCTTTTATATATCCTTTACTGACCAATGCCTCAATGTCGTCTTCTTTTTCTATATCAACACTTTCATCAATCCACCCAGCCTTTGCCAGGATCTCTCGTGCCTCCTCAACACCCATATCGTCCTGCTGTTTAGTGAAGCCCGTACACCCAGCGCCGGCAAAGTTCACTGCCGGGGTAACGTCGCGGCCATTAACCTCGGACTTTAAGCCAAAGTCTTCGGCATAACCACAGTAATTTGCCGAGTAGTTATCGCTCGCGTTGGCGGCGGTTCCAAATGAAAGCGCCATTGCTGGGAGGCGGATAATATTAGAGAAGATTGAAGCAAAAGAATTATTGTAACTGCCAGATTGGAGCATCATCTGACGTAAGTTAAAGGTAAGGCTACCAAGGAATGTGTGGCGGCTGGAGGTGTCGAATGGGCTGAGCGAGGCGAGGTCGTATTCACGTTGTTGTCGCTCGTTAGCGAGACGAACTTGATTAAAACTAGAGAGGCCTTTTTTAGATAATACCGGCAGATGTTTTGCTGAATTTGCTGCTGCAAAAAATGCACCAGCCGATGTTCCGAGCATATCGCCGAATTCTTTACCTTTAGCATTTGCAATGTCATTATCACCAACGATGGCCTTGAATATCGCTTGAACAGCTGCACTTGTAGCCGCTTTGGTTATCTCGCCTATGATAACGGAAGTAATTTGGGAGATTGCAAAATTACCTACCGCCTTAACGATACCACCAATAAGTGTTGGTGCGGCTATAGCCGTAGCTGCTGCATCGACAGCCATAGCAGAATACATAGCCTGATCACTCATGATGACGTTGCACGCGCCCTTGGTGGCATCTTTGTATTGATACATTGCTTGGATGGCTGGGTGGCGACGAACCTTAAGCCCGGGGGCAAACTTTTCAGATAGCGGAACTTTATTTTTATTGACACCCATAGCGGAGAGCAGAAGTGGTGAATCAAGAGCCGACTCGGCTTTGCCATTGCTGCCTTTGTGGCGAGAGGTCAACATTGTACCAACGAATTCCATACCGGCAGCAGTCATTGCGAAACGCGGATCAAGGCCTGAAGCTTTTTGTTGTGATCCCGGCGAGAGAACCATGTTGGCTATTGGTGGAATAAGTGCTGCCATTTGCGCTCCGGCAACACCTCCAACAACAAAATCAGGTATGTGTCCGGCGATACAGGCGCCTGTTGCGAGGGTATAGGCCGAACCAGCACGCCGCGCACGCTTTAGTTTTTTATCGGCATGTGCTTTGGCTTTGTTGCCCGACTCTTCAATGTCTGATTGGTTTATTTTATCATCAGCACGGTATTCTTCGGATGGGGTCTTCTTTTTTTCACCGTCAGAGCCTGTTGAGCCTTGATTTTGTCGGTTATTCTTTTTGTTTTCTTCGGCCCATGTGGCCGCTCCTCCGTTTCGTTTTATACGCTTAAACTTACTAAAGAACTTTTTGGCGAGATATTTACTTGACCAGACACGAAACCGCATATTAAATGCACCCGATCGACCAAGAACCTTGGCGGCAAGGCCGCGGTTTTCTTTAGCGCTTAAAAAACCAGGCAAGTCTTGAGCCTTGATGTGTTTGCCGTCAACAATAAATTTTTCGGGGTTACCATCGGGGTAGCCAAATCTTTTCAGGTTAAGCGGTTTGCCTTTAGCGTCGGCCGCTACAACACCGTACTTTGCGAGACGCCGTAAACCTTTATTTGAAATGGTGCCGGCCTTGCATTTCATCTTTTTACTATTGCAAACGCCGGGCTTTGTTATCATGTTTGCTAGGTTTTTTGCGAGGCGTCGTTCAGAGACAACCGAGCTAGAGTCATTACCAAGAGTTAGGTTCTCCATAATATTGATGAGCATTGATGCTGGGCCAAACACTGAAGCCAGCAGACCTCCGCCAACACCGAATAGTACCATCAAACCAGCAATACCGCCGCGTTTTTTAGCAAGAGCGATGAGCTTAGCGGCTTGACTTTTGGGCATAGTTCGATTAGAATTTCCCGGTTGATAAAAACCGCTTTGTGGTCCTTGATTTGTAGCACTATTCTCTTTGTCTGTTATTTTTTGTGCGGCATCTTCAATATTGGTATCTCGATTCGCCTGGTAGCCGAACTGGTTGGCATCAAGACTGTCATCCCTCAAACCGGCCTCTATCTGGTCAAGTGCTGCCTGCTCACCAGCATTCAGTCGCTCCGATGAATCATCATGTAGCTCAAACGGATTTGCTCGCCCATCAGCATCGGAGTCGGTCGT
The window above is part of the Candidatus Saccharibacteria bacterium oral taxon 488 genome. Proteins encoded here:
- the dnaA gene encoding chromosomal replication initiator protein DnaA, translated to MNSQAIWQGVLGEIEVSIPPSSFSTWFKSTELDIISDNEVAVLSPNPFVLTQLEKRYYQRIADGLKRNGLAVSTIHFRPKKVATRRQRLNRDEPNSAAADQPIIKQSKKSATNLNPRYTFDNFIVGSSNDLAHAACQAIAANPGTKYNPLYLYGGSGLGKTHLMQAVGNEIIKRQPSARVLYTTTETFVSEFLDSIRFKKKGFSDKYRNVDVLIVDDMQFIANKEKTQDEFFHTFNDLHQNDKQIIISSDKPPKSIPTLTDRLRSRFEWGMTIDVQMPDYETRCAIVTAKAGLSNIELSADVIEYLATNFKTNIRELEGALNQLLAYAEMQNITPDAETAEGLLGNIKRSRPQHITAKQIIDKTARHFGVEVKDVCSPKRDKYIMQPRQIAMYLLRSELKMSFPKIAQELGRKDHTTAIHSVDKISKEMLISVNVREQINDIRDKLYV
- the dnaN gene encoding DNA polymerase III subunit beta, translated to MKLTVTQENLAKALASVGRIAASRNELAILNNILLRTDGSRLVVAATNLEVASTQYVGAKVEKPGSITIPARLVSEFVASLPSGTVELEVKDEHLHLTADRFSSVINGVVADEFPELPTVDEKTAVRLDMSADELKKAVSQTIIATSSDATRAVLTGVYWHTYNSELYLAATDGYRLAEKRLMKFDGEITAIVPASTLQEVLRSLDTETSDVSLFFDETQVGFRTDHLEIVSRLIDGKFPDYRQLIPKLAETEVVIKKADFLRITKVASLFARESGGGITLKASHEQALLSIHSIASELGENTSEASAEVSSDGEITLNSRYLIESLGATDGETVTFSFNGKLSPCVIREQTPTPDCMHIVMPLKR
- a CDS encoding CHAP domain-containing protein — its product is MERKLAFQRVAVIISIISLLFGSSPVFAELNTDQLRATFEDNNILFSNNSEDTNCSPNAAQSASGAAGELVGEDNLKKAFNYFISKGAPKFVAAAIVGNLYQESKGNPILRQNKGSEPNPLKAGGKYHPWNPSKPAGMGDAWGIAQWDPGVAVLYWQQQAGVQGDVTSLEVQLAIVWWQLQNLAPTSRKNVLAEMVASGNAAAAAVIMVKKFFGAGIPQTIVRVAYTMKAMSWEPDPSSAAAAASGAATNCSDGSGGGGGTISEGGLNEEQAKKFMMNYGENKNNESRKAMGDYLWNTCNGGGSNCVSFSVFFLEKFTSTKNLGTTGNGEHVVKHLRNARKLPTGKTPKVGAVFSWSGGRYGHTGVVLGIQGDNVIVGHASCGNSGKGRGDGTQRGGGSGFILTGKVNDPKTWLGHLPDEFAYPEVDMSAVASYVGANTSRGGGNVAL